In Streptomyces capitiformicae, one genomic interval encodes:
- a CDS encoding four-helix bundle copper-binding protein, whose protein sequence is MKQQAGTMTAMSKEMQDCVDTCMTCHSVCEETMSSCMQAGGQDRMQIMRALMDCAEMTRMCADMMMRRSPLSTEMCAMCARACDMCAEACMAMPDDQQMTRCAEACRRCSETCRSMAGATA, encoded by the coding sequence ATGAAGCAGCAGGCCGGAACGATGACCGCGATGAGCAAGGAGATGCAGGACTGCGTCGACACCTGCATGACGTGCCACAGCGTGTGCGAGGAGACCATGAGCTCCTGCATGCAGGCCGGCGGCCAGGACCGGATGCAGATCATGCGCGCGCTGATGGACTGCGCCGAGATGACCCGCATGTGCGCGGACATGATGATGCGGCGCTCGCCGCTGTCCACCGAGATGTGCGCGATGTGCGCCCGCGCCTGTGACATGTGTGCCGAGGCGTGTATGGCCATGCCGGACGACCAGCAGATGACGCGCTGCGCCGAGGCGTGTCGCCGCTGCTCCGAGACGTGCCGGTCGATGGCGGGCGCGACCGCCTGA
- a CDS encoding protein phosphatase 2C domain-containing protein encodes MGEDRNAARMNAGPSHAALEPSHAALEPSDPLEETWRTVDQVFSEPLQRPAPPATTVTEATPPSPPPSDGTAPHIPVLGVPRHSGPKPPLYPAEPRRIPAVRRDPTAALIPDIVVDGAAYGSLTVRAASVRGDSHRYQSEPRQDSLALTRIGEPGRDELLLLAVADGVGSAARSHVGSQEACRLAALHLDAASAELTEALRAGDQGRFASLVETQMQRVGTLLTHHAHERGDDPAAYATTLRCLLVPQDPEIRTRGFLAVGDGGTALLRAAEWHLALTDPEQGDDGMIDTRTAALPHDHGVRARLLGPALPGDVLVLCTDGLSAPLAGDGGMRDFLRSAWGSGTAPAPADFLWQLQYRVKSYDDDRTAVVLWEGTP; translated from the coding sequence ATGGGAGAGGACAGAAACGCCGCACGCATGAACGCCGGACCGTCCCACGCCGCCCTGGAGCCGTCCCACGCCGCCCTGGAGCCGTCCGATCCGCTGGAGGAGACGTGGCGGACCGTCGACCAGGTCTTCTCCGAACCCCTGCAGCGGCCCGCCCCACCCGCCACCACCGTCACCGAGGCCACGCCGCCGTCTCCACCCCCATCGGACGGCACCGCGCCGCACATCCCTGTTCTCGGCGTCCCGCGGCACTCCGGCCCGAAGCCGCCCCTGTATCCGGCGGAACCCCGTCGCATCCCGGCGGTCCGCCGTGACCCGACCGCGGCCCTGATCCCGGACATCGTGGTGGACGGGGCCGCCTATGGCTCCCTGACCGTGCGAGCCGCCTCCGTACGCGGCGACTCGCACCGCTACCAGAGCGAGCCGCGCCAGGACTCCCTCGCGCTGACCCGCATCGGAGAGCCCGGCCGTGACGAACTGCTGCTGCTCGCCGTGGCGGACGGCGTGGGGTCGGCCGCCCGTTCCCACGTGGGCTCACAGGAGGCCTGCCGGCTGGCCGCGCTGCACCTCGACGCCGCCTCCGCCGAGCTCACCGAGGCGCTCCGCGCGGGCGACCAGGGCCGCTTCGCCTCGCTGGTGGAGACCCAGATGCAGCGAGTCGGAACGCTCCTGACCCACCACGCCCACGAGCGGGGAGACGATCCGGCCGCGTACGCCACCACCCTGCGCTGCCTGCTCGTACCCCAGGACCCGGAGATCCGCACCCGCGGATTCCTGGCCGTCGGCGACGGCGGCACCGCGCTGCTGCGCGCCGCGGAGTGGCACCTGGCCCTGACGGATCCGGAGCAGGGTGACGACGGGATGATCGACACCCGCACCGCGGCGTTGCCGCACGACCACGGCGTACGCGCGCGCCTCCTCGGCCCGGCCCTCCCCGGCGACGTACTCGTCCTGTGCACCGACGGCCTGTCCGCACCGCTCGCCGGGGACGGCGGGATGCGCGACTTCCTGCGCTCCGCCTGGGGCTCCGGGACCGCGCCCGCGCCGGCCGACTTCCTGTGGCAGCTGCAGTACCGGGTGAAGTCGTACGACGACGACCGCACCGCGGTCGTCCTGTGGGAGGGCACGCCATGA
- a CDS encoding vWA domain-containing protein yields MQILPFYLLCDESGSMIGESIDAINRALPDLHHEISTNPTVADKTRFCLIGFSDTATVLQPLVDLSDIDEVPALAAGGLTSYGDAFRTLLRCVEADVAALKAEGHEVYRPVVFFLSDGIPTDEDWEQAYKELTESRFCPKIISFGIGEAQEATIAHVANFRAFMQKDSAVSPAQALREFASSLTRSIVRSAGSIAADGGDGFTLAVDDTVPGFSTVSLDKL; encoded by the coding sequence TTGCAGATCCTGCCCTTCTACCTGCTCTGTGACGAGTCGGGGTCGATGATCGGCGAGTCGATCGATGCCATCAACCGCGCTCTCCCGGACCTTCACCACGAGATCAGCACCAACCCCACCGTCGCCGACAAGACGCGCTTCTGCCTCATCGGGTTCTCGGACACAGCCACCGTGCTGCAGCCGCTCGTCGACCTCAGCGACATCGACGAGGTGCCGGCGCTGGCGGCCGGCGGGCTCACCTCCTACGGTGACGCGTTCCGCACACTGCTGCGCTGCGTCGAGGCCGACGTGGCCGCGCTCAAGGCGGAGGGCCACGAGGTGTACCGCCCGGTGGTCTTCTTCCTGTCCGACGGCATCCCCACCGACGAGGACTGGGAGCAGGCGTACAAGGAGCTCACCGAGTCCCGGTTCTGCCCCAAGATCATCTCCTTCGGCATCGGCGAGGCGCAGGAGGCCACGATCGCGCACGTCGCGAACTTCCGGGCGTTCATGCAGAAGGACAGCGCGGTGTCACCGGCCCAGGCGCTGCGCGAGTTCGCGTCCAGCCTCACACGGTCGATCGTCCGCTCGGCCGGGAGCATCGCGGCGGACGGCGGCGACGGGTTCACCCTGGCCGTGGACGACACCGTGCCGGGGTTCTCCACCGTTTCCCTCGACAAGCTGTGA
- a CDS encoding methyl-accepting chemotaxis protein produces MPTGALMDRQEVAQSIEDLAERSALGTRKEELTALADALRAQDASALEPWSELDLLAAYARPESLHAAQDQVAEHKAWVYAEGVLGSLVFVPLLLTWYGLTQASSAYEALTGADPKAASRPFLQLWQSGFEGHLTGAFTFGHVAMSATAAIALLFTLILVHGLRRSAVTHREEAAERACEELMAQLVPALTCAQLVVNQQRHASPQRFAAELSSAASTLNKLGSNALRLQKDLTSAASVVGDALEAAERRLAGVDTSIRPLEAAAGRIEAAVSDSGVQVRKALDDVRDASSGVRLAVEGAGGRVEESVTVLAAAQRAHTTGMEVASDVSAQLLGRIGEITEDTARAVEESQQAVRELGAHTEALRAAAEGFARLADALRTDPSVRLVRVTDVQDQDQDQVQDHQDPGQPTPADRSPETPQPPTALPVEARPRGKGLWGLWG; encoded by the coding sequence ATGCCTACGGGTGCCCTGATGGACCGCCAAGAGGTCGCTCAGAGCATCGAGGACCTGGCCGAACGGTCGGCGCTCGGGACCCGGAAGGAAGAGCTGACCGCCCTCGCGGACGCGCTTCGGGCCCAGGACGCCTCCGCGCTCGAACCCTGGTCCGAACTCGATCTCCTCGCCGCCTACGCGCGACCGGAGAGCCTCCACGCGGCCCAGGACCAGGTGGCGGAGCACAAGGCCTGGGTCTATGCCGAAGGCGTGCTCGGTTCGCTGGTCTTCGTGCCGCTGCTCCTCACCTGGTACGGCCTGACCCAGGCCTCCAGCGCGTACGAAGCGCTGACGGGAGCGGACCCGAAAGCCGCCTCCCGGCCGTTCCTGCAACTCTGGCAGTCAGGTTTCGAGGGGCACCTCACCGGCGCCTTCACCTTCGGCCACGTGGCGATGAGCGCCACGGCGGCCATCGCGCTGCTCTTCACCCTGATCCTCGTGCACGGTCTGCGCCGGTCCGCCGTGACCCACCGGGAGGAAGCCGCGGAGCGGGCCTGCGAAGAGCTGATGGCGCAGCTCGTACCGGCACTGACCTGTGCCCAGCTGGTGGTCAACCAGCAGCGGCACGCCTCACCGCAGCGCTTCGCCGCCGAGCTGTCCTCGGCGGCCTCGACCCTCAACAAGCTGGGCAGCAACGCCCTTCGCCTCCAGAAGGACCTGACGTCGGCGGCATCGGTCGTGGGCGATGCGCTGGAGGCGGCAGAGCGACGGCTGGCCGGGGTGGACACCTCCATCCGGCCCCTGGAGGCCGCGGCGGGCCGCATCGAGGCCGCCGTCAGCGACAGCGGAGTGCAGGTCCGCAAGGCGCTCGACGACGTCCGCGACGCCAGCAGCGGGGTGCGGCTCGCCGTGGAGGGCGCCGGCGGCCGCGTCGAGGAGTCGGTCACCGTACTGGCCGCGGCCCAGCGCGCCCACACCACGGGCATGGAGGTCGCCTCCGACGTTTCCGCCCAACTGCTGGGCAGGATCGGCGAGATCACCGAGGACACGGCCCGTGCGGTCGAGGAGTCCCAGCAGGCGGTGCGCGAGCTGGGTGCCCACACGGAGGCGTTGCGCGCGGCGGCCGAGGGATTCGCGCGCCTCGCCGACGCACTGCGGACGGACCCGTCGGTGCGACTGGTGCGGGTGACCGACGTCCAGGACCAGGACCAGGACCAGGTCCAGGACCATCAGGACCCCGGACAGCCGACCCCCGCGGACCGGAGCCCCGAGACCCCGCAACCGCCTACGGCGCTCCCGGTCGAGGCCCGACCCCGCGGGAAGGGACTGTGGGGGCTGTGGGGATGA
- a CDS encoding acyl-CoA dehydrogenase family protein encodes MAGSADFDLYRPSEEHDMLRDAIRSLTEAKIAPYAAAVDEEARFPREALQALVANDLHAVHVPEEYGGAGADALATVIVIEEVARACVSSSLIPAVNKLGSLPVILSGSEELKKKYLGPLAKGDAMFSYCLSEPDAGSDAAGMKTKAVRDGDHWILNGVKRWITNAGESEYYTVMAVTDPEKRSKGISAFVVEKSDEGVSFGAPEKKLGIKGSPTREVYLDNVRIPADRMIGEEGTGFATAMKTLDHTRITIAAQALGVAQGALDYAKGYVQERKQFGKPIADFQGIQFMLADMAMKVTAARALTYQAAAASERGDSDLTFQGAAAKCFASDIAMEVTTDAVQLLGGYGYTRDYPVERMMRDAKITQIYEGTNQVQRIVMARNLP; translated from the coding sequence GTGGCCGGATCGGCTGATTTCGACCTGTACCGCCCGTCCGAGGAGCACGACATGCTCCGCGACGCGATCCGTTCCCTCACCGAGGCGAAGATCGCCCCGTACGCCGCCGCGGTGGACGAGGAGGCCCGCTTCCCCAGGGAGGCGCTTCAGGCGCTGGTCGCGAACGACCTGCACGCCGTCCACGTACCCGAGGAGTACGGCGGCGCCGGTGCCGACGCGCTCGCCACGGTCATCGTGATCGAGGAGGTGGCCCGCGCCTGCGTTTCCTCCTCCCTCATCCCGGCCGTCAACAAGCTCGGCTCGCTCCCGGTGATCCTCTCCGGCTCCGAGGAGCTGAAGAAGAAGTACCTGGGCCCGCTCGCCAAGGGCGACGCGATGTTCTCGTACTGCCTCTCCGAGCCGGACGCGGGCTCCGACGCGGCCGGCATGAAGACGAAGGCGGTCCGCGACGGCGACCACTGGATCCTCAACGGCGTGAAGCGCTGGATCACCAACGCCGGCGAGTCCGAGTACTACACGGTCATGGCGGTCACCGACCCCGAGAAGCGCAGCAAGGGCATCTCCGCCTTCGTCGTCGAGAAGTCCGACGAGGGCGTCTCCTTCGGCGCCCCGGAGAAGAAGCTCGGCATCAAGGGCTCCCCGACCCGCGAGGTCTACCTCGACAACGTCCGCATCCCCGCCGACCGCATGATCGGCGAGGAGGGCACGGGCTTCGCCACCGCGATGAAGACCCTGGACCACACCCGCATCACCATCGCCGCCCAGGCCCTCGGCGTCGCCCAGGGCGCCCTCGACTACGCCAAGGGCTACGTCCAGGAACGCAAGCAGTTCGGCAAGCCGATCGCCGACTTCCAGGGCATCCAGTTCATGCTCGCCGACATGGCCATGAAGGTCACCGCCGCCCGCGCCCTGACCTACCAGGCCGCCGCCGCCTCCGAGCGCGGCGACAGCGACCTCACCTTCCAGGGCGCCGCCGCCAAGTGCTTCGCCTCCGACATCGCCATGGAGGTCACCACGGACGCCGTCCAACTCCTCGGCGGCTACGGCTACACCCGCGACTACCCGGTCGAACGCATGATGCGCGACGCCAAGATCACCCAGATATACGAGGGCACCAACCAGGTCCAGCGCATCGTCATGGCCCGCAACCTGCCGTAA
- a CDS encoding UDP-glucose dehydrogenase family protein, producing the protein MALKITVIGTGYLGATHAAAMAELGFEVLGLDVVEEKIDMLRRAEVPMYEPGLEELLRRHVAGIEGSTGRLRFTTDYAEVAAFGDIHFVCVNTPQRHGEYACDMSYVDAAFAALAPHLTGPALVVGKSTVPVGSADRLAAYLAEHAPVGEDAELAWNPEFLREGFAVNDTLHPDRIVVGVRSERAEKLLREVYATPIAEGSPFVVTDFPTAELVKTSANSFLATKISFINAMAEMCEASGGDVAKLAEAIGHDDRIGKKFLRAGIGFGGGCLPKDIRAFMARAGELGADQALTFLREIDSINMRQRGQMVELARQALGGGPFLGKRVAVLGATFKPDSDDVRDSPALNVAGQIHLQGGQVTVYDPKGMDNARRVFPTLGYAETALDAVRGADIVLHLTEWREFRELDPAALGEVASKRLLLDGRNALDPALWRKAGWTYRAMGRPTA; encoded by the coding sequence ATGGCCCTCAAGATCACTGTGATCGGTACCGGCTATCTCGGCGCCACGCACGCCGCCGCCATGGCCGAGCTGGGTTTCGAGGTGCTCGGGCTCGATGTCGTCGAAGAGAAGATCGACATGCTCCGCAGGGCCGAGGTCCCGATGTACGAGCCGGGGCTCGAGGAGCTGTTGCGCAGGCATGTCGCCGGGATCGAGGGGTCCACCGGGCGGTTGCGCTTCACGACCGACTACGCCGAGGTCGCGGCCTTCGGTGACATCCACTTCGTGTGCGTGAACACCCCGCAGCGGCACGGCGAGTACGCCTGCGACATGTCGTACGTCGACGCCGCCTTCGCCGCGCTCGCCCCGCATCTGACGGGCCCGGCGCTGGTCGTCGGCAAGTCCACCGTGCCCGTCGGATCCGCCGACCGGCTGGCCGCCTACCTCGCCGAGCACGCGCCCGTCGGGGAGGACGCCGAGCTGGCCTGGAACCCGGAGTTCCTGCGCGAGGGCTTCGCCGTGAACGACACACTGCACCCCGACCGGATCGTGGTGGGGGTGAGGAGTGAGCGCGCCGAGAAGCTGTTGCGGGAGGTGTACGCCACACCCATCGCCGAGGGCTCGCCCTTCGTCGTCACCGACTTCCCGACCGCCGAGCTGGTGAAGACCTCCGCGAACTCCTTCCTCGCCACCAAGATCTCGTTCATCAACGCCATGGCCGAGATGTGCGAGGCCTCCGGGGGCGATGTCGCCAAGCTGGCGGAGGCCATCGGGCACGACGACCGGATCGGCAAGAAGTTCCTGCGGGCCGGCATCGGCTTCGGCGGCGGCTGTCTGCCGAAGGACATCCGGGCGTTCATGGCGCGCGCCGGTGAGCTGGGGGCCGACCAGGCACTGACGTTCCTGCGCGAGATCGACTCCATCAACATGCGCCAGCGCGGGCAGATGGTCGAACTGGCGCGACAGGCGCTGGGCGGCGGCCCCTTCCTGGGCAAGCGCGTGGCCGTCCTCGGCGCCACCTTCAAGCCCGACTCGGACGACGTACGCGACTCACCCGCCCTGAACGTCGCCGGGCAGATCCACCTCCAGGGCGGCCAGGTCACGGTGTACGACCCCAAGGGCATGGACAACGCCCGGCGGGTCTTCCCGACCCTCGGGTACGCCGAGACCGCGCTCGACGCCGTACGGGGCGCCGACATCGTGCTGCATCTGACCGAGTGGCGCGAGTTCCGCGAGCTGGACCCGGCGGCGCTGGGCGAGGTGGCGTCGAAGCGGCTGCTGCTGGACGGCCGCAACGCGCTGGACCCGGCGCTGTGGCGCAAGGCCGGGTGGACGTACCGGGCGATGGGGCGGCCTACGGCGTAG
- a CDS encoding CGNR zinc finger domain-containing protein: MSERAPAPGGLALIESLVNTLDLESGTDALETPEGRARLDLAEGEDLSGIRELRESLRVALLAHAGHPPHRPVTPLGALLTAAPLVVAISAEDGSASLRPATDPAPLVSRVAAAVAEALAAGTWQRLKACEAADCHWAYYDRSPAGRGRWCSMQVCGARAKMRRYRAK; encoded by the coding sequence ATGAGCGAGAGAGCGCCCGCCCCCGGTGGCCTGGCCCTCATCGAGAGCCTGGTGAACACGCTGGACCTGGAGTCGGGCACCGACGCCCTGGAGACACCGGAAGGCCGGGCGCGTCTCGACCTCGCGGAGGGTGAGGACCTGTCCGGCATACGGGAGCTGCGCGAATCCCTACGGGTGGCACTGCTGGCCCACGCCGGCCACCCACCGCACCGCCCGGTGACCCCGCTCGGCGCACTCCTGACCGCCGCGCCCCTCGTCGTCGCGATCTCCGCCGAGGACGGCTCGGCGTCCCTGCGCCCCGCCACCGACCCGGCCCCACTGGTCTCCCGTGTGGCGGCGGCCGTGGCCGAGGCCCTCGCCGCCGGCACCTGGCAACGACTCAAGGCCTGCGAGGCCGCCGACTGCCACTGGGCGTACTACGACCGCAGCCCGGCCGGCCGCGGCCGCTGGTGCTCGATGCAGGTGTGCGGGGCACGCGCGAAGATGCGCAGATACCGCGCGAAGTGA
- a CDS encoding VOC family protein: protein MAIAKLDVVVLDCPDPVALAGFYAGVLGGTVVEDADWVDLKLPGGGVSLAFQAAPGFVPPEWPAPDHSQQFHLDLTVEDIDAAEKEVLALGARPLEVEDRERSFRVYADPAGHPFCLCRC, encoded by the coding sequence ATGGCCATCGCCAAGCTGGATGTCGTCGTACTGGACTGTCCCGACCCGGTCGCGCTCGCCGGGTTCTATGCCGGGGTGCTCGGGGGGACGGTCGTCGAGGATGCGGACTGGGTCGATCTGAAGCTGCCGGGGGGTGGGGTCTCGTTGGCGTTCCAGGCCGCGCCGGGGTTTGTGCCGCCGGAGTGGCCCGCGCCGGACCACTCGCAGCAGTTTCATCTGGATCTGACCGTGGAGGACATCGATGCCGCGGAGAAGGAGGTGCTGGCGTTGGGGGCGCGGCCGTTGGAGGTGGAGGATCGTGAGCGGAGCTTCCGGGTGTACGCGGACCCGGCGGGGCATCCGTTCTGCCTCTGCCGGTGCTAG
- a CDS encoding dipeptidase, producing the protein MADLQDELEATAAAGALDSPPRAEAPQAAPEGLEDLKDLKDLEVLEDEQDLEDPDGLAEAHDFLAAHPVADGYSGLPWVLRHFPSYDLELGEGGVDTDVPRMRKGHIGALFWSLHLSDGLTGERAVGATLEQLDLVRTVVHAHPEGLRLVHSAGETTDARNCGRVAILLGPAGAPSLGDSLGILRALHALGVKAVTLAGASWAGEAGLSRFGEEVVREMNRVGVLADVSGASERTIRRALAVSRSPVLCTRSAAQALRPHPMNLPDDLLAALGEAHGLCMVPLTAEQIGPSIGDVADHLDHVRAIAGPECVGLSGTYDSGAAHPQNLADASCYPRLVAELLHRGWSQDDLALLTWGNVQRVLRTADFTARAAQDRREASTAKIADLDGRAGGSPGISVRSA; encoded by the coding sequence ATGGCAGACCTGCAGGACGAACTCGAAGCGACAGCGGCAGCGGGCGCGCTCGACTCGCCGCCCCGCGCCGAGGCGCCCCAGGCCGCCCCCGAAGGGCTGGAGGACCTGAAGGACCTGAAGGACCTGGAGGTCCTGGAGGATGAGCAGGACCTGGAGGACCCGGACGGGCTGGCGGAGGCGCACGACTTCCTCGCCGCCCACCCCGTGGCCGACGGTTACAGCGGACTGCCCTGGGTGCTGCGCCATTTCCCCTCGTACGACCTCGAACTGGGCGAGGGCGGCGTGGACACCGATGTGCCGCGGATGCGCAAGGGCCACATCGGCGCGCTGTTCTGGTCGCTGCACCTGTCGGACGGGCTGACGGGCGAGCGCGCCGTCGGCGCCACCCTCGAACAGCTGGACCTGGTCCGGACGGTGGTCCACGCCCACCCCGAGGGCCTGCGGCTCGTGCACAGCGCGGGGGAGACCACCGACGCCCGTAACTGCGGCCGCGTCGCCATTCTGCTCGGCCCGGCCGGGGCCCCCTCCCTCGGCGACTCCCTCGGCATCCTCCGCGCCCTGCACGCCCTCGGCGTGAAGGCCGTCACCCTCGCCGGCGCCTCCTGGGCGGGCGAGGCCGGGCTGAGCCGGTTCGGCGAGGAAGTGGTCCGCGAGATGAACCGCGTCGGCGTCCTCGCCGACGTCTCCGGCGCCTCCGAGCGCACCATCCGCCGGGCCCTGGCGGTCTCGCGCTCCCCTGTCCTCTGCACCCGCTCGGCGGCCCAGGCCCTGCGCCCCCACCCCATGAACCTCCCCGACGACCTTCTCGCCGCACTCGGCGAGGCCCACGGCCTGTGCATGGTCCCGCTCACCGCCGAACAGATCGGCCCGTCCATCGGCGACGTCGCCGACCACCTCGACCACGTCCGGGCGATCGCCGGCCCCGAGTGCGTGGGCCTCTCCGGCACGTACGACTCCGGCGCGGCCCACCCCCAGAACCTGGCCGACGCCTCCTGCTACCCCCGCCTGGTGGCCGAGCTGCTGCACAGAGGCTGGTCCCAGGACGACCTGGCCCTCCTGACCTGGGGCAACGTCCAACGAGTCCTTCGCACGGCCGACTTCACGGCCAGAGCCGCCCAGGACCGCAGAGAGGCCTCGACGGCGAAGATCGCAGACCTGGACGGCCGAGCAGGGGGATCACCGGGAATCTCCGTCAGAAGCGCCTAG
- a CDS encoding dipeptidase gives MTSLDRARELLREFPVADGHNDLPWALREQVRYDLDARDIATDQSAHLHTDLARLRAGGVGAQFWSVYVPSHAAARPGAVPATLEQIDCVRQLIDRYPAALRAALTAADMEAARAEGRVASLMGAEGGHSIDNSLATLRALYALGVRYMTLTHNDNIAWADSATDDPAVGGLTAFGRAVVREMNREGMLVDLSHVAATTMRDALDTSVAPVIFSHSSSRAVCDHPRNIPDDVLERLPANGGVAMVTFVPKFVLQAAVDWTAAADENLRAHGLHHLDTTPEAMAIHRAFEERNPRPIATVSTVADHLDHMREVAGIDHLGIGGDYDGTAFTPDGLDDVSGYPNLIAELLDRGWSRTDLTKLTWQNAVRVLGAAEDVASDLRSRTAPSNATLEQLDG, from the coding sequence ATGACATCACTGGACCGGGCGCGGGAACTGCTGCGGGAGTTCCCCGTCGCCGACGGGCACAACGACCTGCCCTGGGCGCTGCGCGAGCAGGTCCGCTACGACCTGGACGCCCGCGACATCGCCACCGACCAGAGCGCCCATCTGCACACCGACCTGGCCCGGCTGCGCGCGGGCGGCGTCGGGGCGCAGTTCTGGTCGGTGTACGTGCCCTCACATGCAGCAGCCCGGCCGGGGGCCGTGCCCGCGACCCTCGAACAGATCGACTGCGTACGGCAGTTGATCGACCGCTATCCGGCGGCGCTGCGGGCCGCGCTGACCGCCGCCGACATGGAGGCGGCCCGCGCCGAGGGCCGCGTCGCCTCCCTGATGGGAGCCGAGGGCGGCCACTCCATCGACAACTCCCTCGCCACCCTGCGGGCGTTGTACGCGCTGGGCGTCCGCTACATGACGCTCACCCACAACGACAACATCGCCTGGGCGGACTCGGCGACCGACGACCCGGCGGTCGGCGGCCTCACGGCCTTCGGCCGCGCGGTCGTCAGGGAGATGAACCGCGAGGGCATGCTCGTCGACCTCTCCCATGTGGCGGCGACGACGATGCGCGACGCGCTCGACACCTCCGTCGCCCCGGTGATCTTCTCCCACTCCTCGTCGAGGGCCGTCTGCGACCATCCCCGCAACATCCCGGACGACGTCCTGGAACGCCTCCCCGCGAACGGGGGAGTGGCGATGGTGACCTTCGTGCCGAAGTTCGTGCTCCAGGCCGCCGTCGACTGGACGGCCGCCGCCGACGAGAACCTGCGCGCCCACGGCTTGCACCACCTCGACACCACCCCCGAGGCCATGGCGATCCACCGCGCCTTCGAGGAGCGGAACCCACGCCCGATCGCCACGGTGTCCACGGTCGCGGACCATCTCGACCACATGCGCGAGGTCGCCGGCATCGACCACCTCGGCATCGGCGGCGACTACGACGGCACGGCCTTCACCCCGGACGGCCTCGACGACGTCTCCGGCTACCCGAACCTGATCGCCGAACTCCTCGACCGCGGCTGGTCCCGGACCGACCTGACCAAGCTGACCTGGCAGAACGCTGTACGTGTGCTGGGCGCGGCCGAGGACGTGGCCAGTGACCTGCGGTCCCGTACGGCCCCGTCGAACGCGACGCTGGAGCAGCTCGACGGGTGA
- the purE gene encoding 5-(carboxyamino)imidazole ribonucleotide mutase, with the protein MSPVVGIVMGSDSDWPVMEAAAQALDEFEIEFEVDVVSAHRMPREMVAYGEEAADRGIKVIIAGAGGAAHLPGMLASVTPLPVIGVPVPLKYLDGMDSLLSIVQMPAGVPVATVSVAGARNAGLLAARILATQDEELLGRMREFQQELNDQATEKGKRLRAKVEGSDSGFGFGK; encoded by the coding sequence ATGAGCCCTGTCGTAGGCATTGTCATGGGGTCGGACTCCGACTGGCCCGTCATGGAGGCCGCCGCTCAGGCCCTCGACGAGTTCGAGATCGAGTTCGAGGTCGATGTCGTCTCCGCGCACCGGATGCCGCGCGAGATGGTCGCGTACGGCGAGGAGGCCGCGGACCGGGGGATCAAGGTGATCATCGCGGGTGCGGGCGGCGCCGCCCATCTGCCCGGAATGCTCGCCTCCGTCACCCCGCTCCCGGTCATCGGCGTCCCCGTGCCGCTGAAGTACCTCGACGGCATGGACTCCCTGCTGTCGATCGTGCAGATGCCGGCCGGTGTGCCCGTCGCGACCGTCTCCGTCGCCGGCGCCCGCAACGCCGGTCTGCTCGCCGCCCGCATCCTGGCCACCCAGGACGAGGAACTTCTCGGCCGTATGCGGGAGTTCCAACAGGAGCTGAACGACCAGGCCACCGAGAAGGGCAAGCGCCTGCGCGCCAAGGTCGAGGGCTCCGACAGCGGCTTCGGCTTCGGGAAGTAG